Below is a window of Syntrophorhabdaceae bacterium DNA.
TACGCCGACTACGTCCTGCCCGCCGCCAACCAGCTCGAGTTCTGGGGCCTTGCATACAACTACAACGTCTGCCACTGTCTGCCCTACCTCATGCTCAGGCCCGCGGTCCTTCCGCGCTACTATGAATGCCGGTCCATAAGGGAGTATTACACGGACCTCGCCGAGAGGCTCGGCTTCGGCGACAAGTTCGCCTGGAAGTCCGACGAGGAGGTGGTCAAGTTCGAGCTCGAGCCCTGTGCCCTCAACTTCGATGCCCTCATGGCAAAACCCGAGGGGGCGATCTACCAGGAGAAGGACTATACCCTGCGCCAGGGGGCATTCGCGACGCCGTCGGGGAAGATAGAGATCTACTCCCAGGCCTTTGCCGACGCGGGCTTCGATCCCCTTCCCACCTACCTGGAACCCTCCAAGAGCCCCCAGAGCGCCCGCTGGGCGGAGCTCGGCGATAAGTATCCCCTCGTCCTCGCCACGGGTATCCGCGACTTCTACTTCAACGGCGCCATGCTCCACAACATAAAATCCCTCCAGATGTGGTCCCCCTTCCCCAAGGCGGAGGTCGGGCCTGCCACGGCGAAGAAGTACAATGTCGCCAACGGCGATGACGTCGTCGTCGAGACGGACAGGGGTTTTGTCAAGATGAAGGCAAGCGTCGATGAGAGGGTCATGGAAGGTGTTGTCCTCGTCCCCCATGGCTGGCCGGGAGAGGGCAACTGCAACAGACTGACGGATTGCAACGCCCGCGAGCCCATCATGGGCTATCCGGAGTGGAAGGGACTTTTGTGTTCCATACGGAAGGCATGATATAAGAGAGGAAGATGATGATCCTTTCCCACACCTTTGAAGAATACGCCCGGATGGTGAAATCCTTTCATGGCAACACCGCGCCCGGGGTCATGATAGGGGGGTCCATGGTGGACCTCGCCTATCGCTGCCTGCCCGAGGGCGGGCTCTACGATGTCATATGCGAGACGGCAAAGTGCCTCCCCGACGCGGTCCAGCTTCTCACCCCCTGCTCCACGGGAAACCAGTGGCTCCGCATCATCGACACGGGCCGCTTCGCCCTTGCCTTTTACGACAAGGCCACGGGCGAGGGGGTGCGGGTCTTCATCGACCCGCAGAAGCTCGAGACATGGCCCGAGATAAAGGGGTGGCTCCTGAAGCTTCGGCCCAAGGCCGAGCAGAACAGAGAACTTCTCATGAGGGAGATAGAGAGGGCGGGCAGCGACATATGCTCCGTTGAAAAGATAAAGGTCTCCCTTGACCTCCTGAAGAAGAAAAAGGGCTCCATCGTCCTTTGCCCTTCCTGCGGTGAGCCCTATCCTTCCTTGCGGGGGGCTATATGCCCCGCCTGCAAGGGAGGGCTGCTGCCCTATGAATCGGGGCCGCGGGGCGGCGGCGGGGTCACTATCCGTGGATGCATCGGAGAATGAGAGATACTGAGAGTAACCTTCTTGTCCACCGGCACTATGCGGTGGACAAGAAGGTTATTAGGACGGCAGGGGTGCGCAATGGGTGAGGGCGTAAAGTTGGAAGTTGACGCCGATGTGGACCTTGTCCTCGAGGAGAGAGGCATCAGGCAGGAGGATATTGAAAGGGTCCTTGATTTTGCGAAGGAAACGGGAAACTTCTACATCCATCACGCGACCGGTCACTGCCTGGCCTATTTCACGCCATCGGGCACGACCTACTGGGTTGAGTTCGGCCGCGAGGGGGACACGTACAGGATATACAAAGCCTATTCGCACCGCATGGAGATACTGCACGGTTTTAATATGGATGCGAAGCGACAGGAAACCCTGGAGTGGATATGCGTGAAGTGCGACAGAAAACTGGAGTTGGCGACGGTCAAATTGAAATACATGGAGGAGACATTCGGTGTCGAGATACCGGCATGCCCCTCCTGTCAGCGTATATTCGTCAGCGAGGAAGATGCGACAGGGAAGATGGCCCTGGCAGAGAAGATGCTTGAGGACAAGTAGGCCGTTCCATGGAAGGAATAGAATACGCGGCATGCCTTCAAAAGATGACCGGCGGGACGCTCAGGCCCGGCGGATTGACAATCACCGATAGAGCTTTTGAATTGTGTTCCATCTCGCCGGACTGCAGGGTACTTGATGCGGGGTGCGGCAGCGGTGTTACACTCCGTCACCTCAAGGACCATCACGGGGCGAGAGGGTACGGCCTTGACCTTTCCATGGAAATGCTCGCCGGGGCGCGTTCGGCAGACGACAAGGGCGTGCTGGTGCAGGCAAGGATGGAGGCAATGCCTTTTAGCGCCGGCATCTTCCGGTGCATCGTCTGCGAATGTGTTCTCTCACATACCGACCACGAAGCCGTCGTGAAAGAGTTTTCCAGGGTAATTGAAAGGGAGGGCGTTCTCGTGCTCTCCGACCTGTATCGGCGCTCCGGCCCAGCCTTTGCGCCGTCAGGCATGGAGATCCTGGATAAGGAACACATAACGGAATGCCTTGCGCGGTCCGGTTTCCATATCTTGAACTGGGAGGACAGGACCGTGGATCTCAAGAGACTGGCGGCGGAGCTTGTCATGTCGGGATGCACGTTTCCGCCGTATCATACGGCCCCGCGGCTGTCCTGCGACACAGGGCTCGTTGCCTGGCGGGGTGTCGGATATTATCTTCTTGTGGCGAGGAGAACTCATGGGAACCAATGCTGAAAGTGAAGTGCTCCATCTCAACGAACGCATGCTCGAAGTGGCGAAGCTCAACGGGATGGGGTATTGCTGCACCCAGATAATGGCGATAATGATGTTGAGGAACATGGGCCGGGAGAACCCCGACCTCGTGAGATCCTTGGGCGGATTGTGCAAGGGGATAGCGGATTCCGGAGAGACCTGCGGCGTTCTTTTAGGGGGCGCCTGCCTTATCTCCCTTCTTCTCGGGAAGGGTTCCGACGACGAGACGCCGAAGGGCGATCTTCCCTTCGCGATCCACGATCTTACAGACTGGTTCGAGCGGCAGACGCGAGGCCCCTACGGTGGAAAGAAATGCAGGGATATTCTGGCCGTGAGCCCCGATAAAAAGGCCTGTCTCAAGCTTATCCTGGAAACCTACGAAAAGGTTCTGTCCATACTGGAGACCTATGGAGTGCACCCTGCTGCGGAGACCGTGAATGAGTGAAGCAGACCCAGGGATTCTCAAGAGGTCCGAGAGCCTCTGTCCCGTCTGCTTCAAGGTTTTGGAAGCCGCACTGGTCAAAAGGGGGGACGAGGTCTTTCTTGAGAAATCCTGCGAGGGACATGGTCAGTGGAGTGTGCCCGTCTGGAGGGGCGAGCCGCGGTATGAGGATTGGACCCGGCGAAAAACGCCCGTTCACCCCGAGGTTGTCTACAGTCAGGTCGAAAGGGGTTGTCCCTTCGATTGCGGGCTCTGCGCATCTCACCGTCAATACCCCTGTTCGGTGCTCCTCGAGGTCACGAACCGGTGCAACCTCAATTGCCCGGTGTGTTTTGCCGACACGCCCCGTGAACAGTGCGGCGCCGGGGAGCCGGCCATGGAAACCATCGGCTGGTGGTATGAACGTGTTATGGATGCGGCAGGCCCTTGCAGTATCCAGCTTTCCGGCGGAGAGCCCACGCTCAGGGACGATCTCCCGGCGATAGTGGCCCTGGGGGCAAAAAAGGGTTTTTCCTTCATTCAGGTGAATACGAACGGGGTCGTCATCGCAGGCAGGCCCGGTTATGCGAGGATGCTCCGGGAGGCCGGGCTTTCAACGGTCTTCCTCCAGTTCGACGGTACAGAGGACCGCGTGTATACCGAGCTGCGGGGACGCCCTCTTCTGAGCGAGAAGATGACGGCCATCGATGAATGCGCCGCGGCAGGACTGGGGGTAATTCTCGTGCCCACACTCGTCGCGGGAGTGAACACCGGCGATATCGGTTCCATAATTCGTCTTGCCGTAAAGCTGAGCCCCGTTGTGAGAGGGGTCCATTTTCAGCCCCTGAGCTATTTCGGCCGCTACCACCTGCCCCCCGAACCCTCGCGGAGGTTCACACTTCCCGAGGTCATAGCGGCCATCACAGACCAGGCGGGCGATGTCGCCGGGCGCTGGAATTTCCTGCCGCCCGGTACCGAGAACGACCATTGTTCCTTTCATGGCAGCTTCCTGGTGATGCCCGACGGCCGGTTGAAATGCACCTCGCCGCCGGCAGGCCTCTGCTGCGGGGAGAGCGACGGCAGAGAGGGGCTGATGCGCACCGTATCCACCGTTGCCAGGCAATGGTCGCCCGCATCGTCCTGCTGTCCGGCAGGGGTCGCATCCGGAAAAAGGGGTGAGGCCGGCACGCCCCTCGTTTCAGATGGGGATGTCATCGACCTCGACGCCTTTCTCGAAAGGGGACGGGATTTCGGGTTCTCCATCTCCTGCATGGCCTTTCAGGACGTGTGGAACATAGATCTCGACCGGCTGCGGGACTGCTGCATCTCCGTAATGTCCCCCGACGGCCGCCTCATTCCCTTTTGCGCGTACAATCTCACAAGCGAAACGGGGCGGACCCTCTACCGTGGCAGATAGAACAGCACGAACGCCCCTCGATCGATGGATAGCCGGGAAGGTCCGCGGCAGAGATGGTCTGTCCTTTGTTTCCCGGGATGACCTTGATCGCTACCACCTTGAGAAGCTGCGCGAGGCGGTGGATTATGCGAAGCACGGCAGTCCCTTCTACGGGAGACTGTTGAAGGGACTCTGCGGCAGCGACCTGAGTTCCCTCGATGACGTTGCCTCTGTGCCTTTCACCACGGCACAGGATATAAAGGACTCCCCTTTGAGTTTTCTCTGTGTATCCCAGGACGAGATAGCACGTGTCGTCACCCTCAGCACCTCGGGCACGACGGGCACATCGAAGCGGCTCTTTTTCACTGCCGAAGACCTGGAACTGACCATCGATTTCTTTCATCACGGCATGTCAACCCTCGTGTCCCCCGGCCAGCGGGTTCTCATCCTTCTCCCCGGGGAAAAGCGGGACAGCGTCGGCGACCTTTTGAAACGAGGGCTTGCGAGGATGAACGTGGAGGGAATCGTTCACGGTCCCGTGCGGGATGTGGACAAGGCCGTATCGGACATCACTGAATTCTCTGTCGATTGCCTGGTCGGCATACCAACACAGGTGCTCTGGATCGCGCGAACAGGCAGTGGTGCCATACCGCAGGGAAGGATCAAGAGCGTTCTCTTGTCGACGGACTACGTCCCGCAGGCCATCGTCAATGAACTGGAAGGCCTGTGGGGCTGTCCTGTTTTTTCCCATTATGGGATGACGGAAACGGGTCTTGGCTGTGCCGTTGAATGCGCGGCCCTCAGCGGTTACCACATCCGTGAGGCCGACTTCTACGTGGAGATCGTCGACCCCGGGACCGGGCGGGCCTGCTCCGACGGGCAAGCCGGAGAGATCGTTTTCACCACACTCACCCGCAAGGGGATGCCTCTCATCCGGTACCGTACGGGGGACATCTGCCATTTCATGACCGGCCCATGCTCCTGCGGTACTGCGCTCAGGCGCCTCGGCAGGGTCGGCGGCAGGCTTGAAGCCGGGGTGCCCGTAGGGAGAGGTCATAGCCTGACCATCCCCGACCTTGACGAAGCGCTGTTCCCCGTTCCGGGGCTGGTCAATTACTCGGCGGAGCTTGTCCGCGGCGACGGAAATAACCAACTCCTCCTGTCTCTTTACACCGGCACGGTCGATGGGGGTGGCCTGGCGAAGGCGGCCCGCAGGGCCGCGATGGCCGTACCCGCCGTTCACGAGGCGGTTACTGAAGGTTCTCTCGAAGTCCCTCTGCCCACTTTCACCTCGACGAACCCATTCACGACGGGCGTGGGGAAAAGAAGGATAGAGGTGAGGACCAGGGTTGGAACCATTTGAACCGTTGGGCAACCAGTGGGAGCGGACGCGAACACGCTTCATCAACGGTCTTAACGATCCCAACGATGTCAACGGTTCTGACGGGTTTTTCCCGTTATCGTGTTTATCGTATCTATCCTGTATTGCAGATTGGGATGACTGTCAAAGAGGCCCGTGGAATCGGAGGAGTCCCCCTTTGATGTCGCGTATTGTTTCATCTTTTCCAGAGCTGAAACGTAGTGGTCCGGTGTCAGGCGCAGCAGGTGGCACTGGTCGATGACGTCCTTGTCCGCCTCGAGTTCCTGTGACCTGCTGTAGCCTTTTGTAACGAGGGGATTGACAATGAGGTTCCCGTAGCCCACTCCGGGCAGAAAGAACCCGCCTATGGTGAAGGCCGCCGAGGTGGCGTCGGAGAGCAGGGAGTTCTTTGCGGCGTGGTTGTACTTGATATGGGCGTTCTCGTGCAGGAAGACAAGGGCGAGCTCGTTGTCGTCGCACATCCGCAGAAGGCCCGTGGTTACAACGAAAAGGCCTTTCTGCGTGTTCACCCAGGCATTGGGGGTCTTGTCCTCAACGATGGCGAACTGGAAACGGTAAATGGAGTAGGGGCTGACGACGCTCCGCGATTCGGTAAGGATGCGTTCCACCCTCTGGTGCATGTCGGGGTTCTCCCGGACCTTCACGTACTTGACCTGTTGGCCGGCACACCCCGTCAGAACGAGGAGGAAGAGACCTGCAATCAATATGTGTCTCGCCTCCCTCAGCATTCAACGCCCTCTTTATTGTGTTGTATCATGGAGGGTGCCTCGTGCATGGTTATCTCTTCTTCAGGACACACGTTATCTCCGTAAGATCGCATTTCTCCTTGCACGGCTCGACGTGCACGATAATGTCGGTTCCCGGTATCTGCCCCTTGATCCTGGCCTCTATGCCGTGGGCAAGGGCGTGGGCCTCGTCGATATGAAGTCTCCGGCATGCAAGGAGATGGAAATCCAGATATTTGGCGCTTCCCGAACGGCGGGTACGCAGCTTGTGAAACCCGGCCGCGGGAAAGGACGTTTCGCCTAATATGTCCCGTATCTGCCGCTCTATCTCATCGTCAAGGCGGGAATCCATGATGCCCGAGATGCTCCCGCGAAATATACTCAGCGCGGAGATGATGATTATCATCCCGATAATAACGGCAAAGACAAGGTCGAAGAGAATGATTCCCGTGTAACGGGTGAGGATTATGGCTATTATTGCCCCCGAGTTCGAATAGAGGTCGCTCCTGTAATGGAGGGCATCGGCCTTGAGTGCGTTGGAACCCGTCCGGTTTCCCGTCCTCATGAGGATCGTCGATATGACGAAGCTAAAAACCAGGGAAAGGCTCATGGCAAGGAAATCGAGAAATGAGTAGGAGATGACCGAGCGCTGGAAGAAGGCCTCTATTGCCTTGAAGATGATGAAGGATCCCGACAGCACGATGACGAGGGACTGAAAAGTCCCCGCAAGATCCTCGGCCTTGCCGTGGCCATAGCGATGCTCGTCGTCGGCAGGTTCCGATGCCTTCGTGATGGCATAGAAGTTCATGGCTGACATGAAAACGTCGAGAAGACTGTCGAGGGCAGAAGAGACTACTGCCATGGAGCCCGACAAGAGCCCTATGGCAAATTTTCCCACGGCAAGAACAAGGGCGGATGCCGCCGCAAAAAGGGCAACCTTCAGTCTGATGTCCATGGGCATAGTCCCATACTATATGAAAAAATCCAGCTGTTGTACAATCTTTTGATTGTTGTTTCCGCTACTGTTCGTAGTCCACCGTGGCCGGCGGGAAATCGGTGTTGGGGTAGCGGGGCAGGGCTTTTGCCATGAACTCGATCCAGATAGGAAGGGCCGTCGTGCCGCCTGCTTCCCTGGCGCCGAGGTTTGTCTTCTTGTCATAACCCACCCAGACGGCGCAGAGCAGGTTCGGTGAAAAACCGATGAACCAGGCGTCGCGGAAGTCGTCGGTAGTCCCCGTTTTTCCTGCCAGGTAATAGGGCATTGCGGCGGCTGCGCGGGCGGTCCCATGTTTGATGACACCTTTCATGATGTCCACCAGGGTATAGGCAACCTCAGGCGTGACGATAGGCTCTTCCACGGCCTCCTCGCGGTAGCGTTCCTCCCCGTCCATGGTTGTGATCGCCTTCACGGATATGGGCTGGACATACGCCCCGCCGCGGGCGAAGGTGGCGTAAGCAGCGGCCAGTTCGATGGGTGCTATCTCCGTGGTGCCGAGGGCAAGGGAAAGGTTCTGCTCGAACTTGCTCGTTATGTGGAGCTGTTTGGCCATGTCGATGACATTCTCGAGGCCCACTTGCTCCAACAGGCGTATCGTCGCCGTGTTGAGGGAAAGCTCGAGCGCCTTGCGCATGGTCACGTCGCCATGATATGTGTTGCCGTAGTTCCGGGGATTCCAGCCCACCCCGGTATAGGGGTTGGTATAGGACAGGGGCGAGTCCCTGAGCGTACTGTCGGGGGCGTATCCCTGCTCCAGTGCGGTAAGGTAGATGATGGGCTTGAAGGACGAGCCGGGCTGCCTCTTTGCCTGAACGGCCCTGTTGTAGGGAGACCGGGAGAAGTCCCTGCCGCCTACCAGGACCTTCAATTCCCCCGTTCTGACCTCCATGGCGACAAGGGCCACCTCGGGCAGGTCTTTGACCCCGGGGTGACGTTTCTTGTAGGCTTCCATGCCCTTTTCGATCGCCTCGTAGGCGTACTGGACCATCTTGAAGTTCATCGTGGTCTTCACGTTGAAGCCACTGGTGAAGA
It encodes the following:
- a CDS encoding formylmethanofuran dehydrogenase subunit E family protein, whose translation is MMILSHTFEEYARMVKSFHGNTAPGVMIGGSMVDLAYRCLPEGGLYDVICETAKCLPDAVQLLTPCSTGNQWLRIIDTGRFALAFYDKATGEGVRVFIDPQKLETWPEIKGWLLKLRPKAEQNRELLMREIERAGSDICSVEKIKVSLDLLKKKKGSIVLCPSCGEPYPSLRGAICPACKGGLLPYESGPRGGGGVTIRGCIGE
- a CDS encoding methyltransferase domain-containing protein — encoded protein: MEGIEYAACLQKMTGGTLRPGGLTITDRAFELCSISPDCRVLDAGCGSGVTLRHLKDHHGARGYGLDLSMEMLAGARSADDKGVLVQARMEAMPFSAGIFRCIVCECVLSHTDHEAVVKEFSRVIEREGVLVLSDLYRRSGPAFAPSGMEILDKEHITECLARSGFHILNWEDRTVDLKRLAAELVMSGCTFPPYHTAPRLSCDTGLVAWRGVGYYLLVARRTHGNQC
- a CDS encoding C-GCAxxG-C-C family protein — encoded protein: MGTNAESEVLHLNERMLEVAKLNGMGYCCTQIMAIMMLRNMGRENPDLVRSLGGLCKGIADSGETCGVLLGGACLISLLLGKGSDDETPKGDLPFAIHDLTDWFERQTRGPYGGKKCRDILAVSPDKKACLKLILETYEKVLSILETYGVHPAAETVNE
- a CDS encoding radical SAM protein, which encodes MSEADPGILKRSESLCPVCFKVLEAALVKRGDEVFLEKSCEGHGQWSVPVWRGEPRYEDWTRRKTPVHPEVVYSQVERGCPFDCGLCASHRQYPCSVLLEVTNRCNLNCPVCFADTPREQCGAGEPAMETIGWWYERVMDAAGPCSIQLSGGEPTLRDDLPAIVALGAKKGFSFIQVNTNGVVIAGRPGYARMLREAGLSTVFLQFDGTEDRVYTELRGRPLLSEKMTAIDECAAAGLGVILVPTLVAGVNTGDIGSIIRLAVKLSPVVRGVHFQPLSYFGRYHLPPEPSRRFTLPEVIAAITDQAGDVAGRWNFLPPGTENDHCSFHGSFLVMPDGRLKCTSPPAGLCCGESDGREGLMRTVSTVARQWSPASSCCPAGVASGKRGEAGTPLVSDGDVIDLDAFLERGRDFGFSISCMAFQDVWNIDLDRLRDCCISVMSPDGRLIPFCAYNLTSETGRTLYRGR
- a CDS encoding AMP-binding protein, which encodes MADRTARTPLDRWIAGKVRGRDGLSFVSRDDLDRYHLEKLREAVDYAKHGSPFYGRLLKGLCGSDLSSLDDVASVPFTTAQDIKDSPLSFLCVSQDEIARVVTLSTSGTTGTSKRLFFTAEDLELTIDFFHHGMSTLVSPGQRVLILLPGEKRDSVGDLLKRGLARMNVEGIVHGPVRDVDKAVSDITEFSVDCLVGIPTQVLWIARTGSGAIPQGRIKSVLLSTDYVPQAIVNELEGLWGCPVFSHYGMTETGLGCAVECAALSGYHIREADFYVEIVDPGTGRACSDGQAGEIVFTTLTRKGMPLIRYRTGDICHFMTGPCSCGTALRRLGRVGGRLEAGVPVGRGHSLTIPDLDEALFPVPGLVNYSAELVRGDGNNQLLLSLYTGTVDGGGLAKAARRAAMAVPAVHEAVTEGSLEVPLPTFTSTNPFTTGVGKRRIEVRTRVGTI
- a CDS encoding M48 family metalloprotease is translated as MLREARHILIAGLFLLVLTGCAGQQVKYVKVRENPDMHQRVERILTESRSVVSPYSIYRFQFAIVEDKTPNAWVNTQKGLFVVTTGLLRMCDDNELALVFLHENAHIKYNHAAKNSLLSDATSAAFTIGGFFLPGVGYGNLIVNPLVTKGYSRSQELEADKDVIDQCHLLRLTPDHYVSALEKMKQYATSKGDSSDSTGLFDSHPNLQYRIDTINTITGKTRQNR
- a CDS encoding cation diffusion facilitator family transporter, which encodes MDIRLKVALFAAASALVLAVGKFAIGLLSGSMAVVSSALDSLLDVFMSAMNFYAITKASEPADDEHRYGHGKAEDLAGTFQSLVIVLSGSFIIFKAIEAFFQRSVISYSFLDFLAMSLSLVFSFVISTILMRTGNRTGSNALKADALHYRSDLYSNSGAIIAIILTRYTGIILFDLVFAVIIGMIIIISALSIFRGSISGIMDSRLDDEIERQIRDILGETSFPAAGFHKLRTRRSGSAKYLDFHLLACRRLHIDEAHALAHGIEARIKGQIPGTDIIVHVEPCKEKCDLTEITCVLKKR
- a CDS encoding PBP1A family penicillin-binding protein, producing the protein TTLILFDNINDIQYNNPRMYSRIIKLTVILVMLPMIFGVGLGYGLVNYLEIPDVKQLESYRPKSATRLYADDGTLFAELYVEKRVPIPLTEMPRHLRLAFVAIEDVRFYSHFGVDIRGIARAFFRNIVKHGITEGASTITQQLARNLYLTPQRTYKRKIEEAILAIQIERTYSKDEILNMYLNLIYLGEGAHGVEAAAYTYFHKKAKDLTLEEAAMLAALTKSPSRLSPYKNAARTVERRNTVLRKMYEAGFVDKESCSKAIQTTLAIAPFKTYEKRTGYFTDYVKQVLEEYVEQAQDIFTSGFNVKTTMNFKMVQYAYEAIEKGMEAYKKRHPGVKDLPEVALVAMEVRTGELKVLVGGRDFSRSPYNRAVQAKRQPGSSFKPIIYLTALEQGYAPDSTLRDSPLSYTNPYTGVGWNPRNYGNTYHGDVTMRKALELSLNTATIRLLEQVGLENVIDMAKQLHITSKFEQNLSLALGTTEIAPIELAAAYATFARGGAYVQPISVKAITTMDGEERYREEAVEEPIVTPEVAYTLVDIMKGVIKHGTARAAAAMPYYLAGKTGTTDDFRDAWFIGFSPNLLCAVWVGYDKKTNLGAREAGGTTALPIWIEFMAKALPRYPNTDFPPATVDYEQ